A stretch of Aureispira sp. CCB-E DNA encodes these proteins:
- a CDS encoding ADP-ribosylglycohydrolase family protein → MIGIIAGDIIGSVYEYPFYKGTWTKEKPYKNFELFQPKSRFTDDTTMSLAIADALLKGQNYGRCLHDYGNQYWGVGYGGNFKKWLQTPFEKCVPYGSFGNGSAMRVGAIGWAFDTEQKVLEEAQKTALPTHNHSEGIKGAQAVALAIFLARNGASKEVIKQRIQEKMMYNLEQDIETIRTSYTFDVTCQGSVPQSICCFLASDNVEDAIRLAISLGGDTDTMAAISGGIALAYYQAIPIYIYDNTKKYLDEHLWHVLQTFEDKYNINYNLI, encoded by the coding sequence ATGATTGGTATAATAGCTGGTGATATCATAGGTTCGGTTTACGAATACCCTTTTTACAAAGGAACATGGACAAAAGAAAAGCCTTATAAGAATTTTGAACTTTTTCAGCCTAAGAGTCGCTTTACAGATGATACAACAATGTCATTAGCAATTGCGGATGCTTTATTGAAGGGGCAAAACTATGGAAGGTGTTTGCATGATTATGGAAACCAATATTGGGGAGTAGGATATGGTGGAAATTTTAAAAAATGGTTGCAAACGCCTTTTGAAAAATGTGTTCCTTATGGGAGTTTTGGAAATGGATCGGCTATGAGAGTAGGGGCGATTGGGTGGGCTTTTGATACAGAACAAAAGGTCTTGGAAGAAGCCCAAAAAACGGCCTTACCTACGCACAATCATTCAGAGGGAATAAAAGGAGCACAAGCAGTTGCATTAGCTATATTTTTAGCTAGAAACGGAGCTTCTAAAGAAGTTATTAAGCAGCGAATTCAAGAAAAAATGATGTATAATTTGGAGCAAGATATTGAAACCATACGAACTAGTTATACATTTGATGTCACTTGTCAAGGATCAGTACCTCAATCTATTTGTTGTTTTTTAGCATCTGATAATGTAGAGGATGCTATTCGTCTTGCCATTTCGTTAGGAGGAGATACCGATACGATGGCCGCAATATCGGGAGGAATTGCATTGGCTTATTATCAAGCAATACCAATATATATTTACGATAATACCAAAAAATATTTAGATGAACATTTGTGGCATGTTTTACAGACCTTTGAAGATAAATATAATATAAATTATAACCTTATTTAA
- a CDS encoding ribonuclease H-like domain-containing protein codes for MLNNIDLTNVLVLDIETVSGHKSYADLNPTMQKLWDIKSTQIQARKPEEERLEPAESYTEFAGIYAEFGKIVCISVGVFRPDAQGALNFHLKSYYDHDEKKLLEEFSELLTKHYNNPRKHFICGHNIKEFDVPYTCRRMVIQGLEFPEMLNLPGKKPWELTHLLDTMTVWKFGDFKSYTALKLLCGVFNIPTPKDDIDGSEVGKTYWETNDLDRIEVYCKKDVLATARLLMAYKGMPLIEDDKVHNL; via the coding sequence ATGCTCAACAATATTGATTTAACCAATGTCCTTGTTTTGGACATAGAAACTGTATCTGGACACAAAAGTTATGCTGATTTAAATCCTACCATGCAAAAACTATGGGATATCAAATCAACACAAATACAGGCACGAAAACCAGAAGAAGAACGTTTAGAACCAGCAGAGTCTTACACAGAATTTGCGGGGATTTATGCAGAGTTTGGAAAGATTGTTTGTATATCTGTTGGCGTTTTTCGCCCCGATGCACAAGGCGCTTTGAACTTTCATCTAAAATCGTACTACGATCACGATGAAAAGAAATTACTAGAGGAATTTTCAGAGTTATTAACCAAGCATTACAACAATCCACGAAAACATTTTATTTGTGGGCATAATATCAAAGAATTCGATGTTCCTTATACCTGCCGAAGAATGGTTATACAAGGCTTAGAATTTCCCGAAATGCTAAACTTACCAGGCAAAAAACCATGGGAGTTGACGCATCTACTCGATACCATGACTGTTTGGAAGTTTGGAGACTTTAAGAGCTATACGGCATTAAAATTGCTGTGTGGTGTCTTTAACATTCCTACACCAAAGGATGATATTGATGGTAGTGAAGTTGGCAAAACCTATTGGGAAACCAACGATTTAGATCGTATTGAGGTATATTGCAAAAAAGATGTTTTGGCTACTGCTCGCCTACTCATGGCTTACAAAGGGATGCCCTTGATTGAAGATGACAAAGTGCATAATTTATAA
- a CDS encoding C2 family cysteine protease has translation MSGVEALAKFSPEQIFGGKDSIITGPFDTGDKLHYIVKLYVPDERSETGNKRIPIKVKPTFVRKKVVKKKAQSTGVDDKDIKDETYFAKAGTATEEIWVQLLEKALAQLEGSFAELDSEDENLNLAKQEDAFQLLTGKKISSFDLPSELNAALATLFQVYNNGNNKLPKARFVTRKDFGNNEELAVSESGEKSIHLKKRGYLYANHEYSLGGIENIEQLGKESFELQNPHSSDYQGGEKIVVTRAELQQYFKKIIIG, from the coding sequence TTGTCAGGGGTTGAAGCTTTGGCAAAATTTAGTCCAGAACAAATTTTTGGAGGAAAGGATTCTATCATTACAGGTCCTTTTGATACAGGGGATAAGCTTCATTATATTGTAAAATTATATGTACCAGACGAGCGTTCAGAAACAGGAAACAAAAGAATACCTATCAAAGTAAAACCTACATTTGTCCGAAAAAAAGTAGTAAAAAAGAAAGCACAAAGTACAGGAGTTGATGACAAAGATATAAAGGATGAAACATACTTTGCAAAAGCAGGAACAGCAACAGAAGAGATTTGGGTACAGTTGCTAGAGAAAGCTTTAGCTCAGTTGGAAGGCTCTTTTGCTGAACTTGATTCAGAGGATGAAAATCTAAACTTAGCTAAACAAGAAGACGCTTTTCAACTATTAACAGGAAAAAAGATTTCTTCTTTTGATTTGCCTTCGGAATTAAATGCAGCCTTAGCAACACTCTTTCAAGTATACAATAATGGGAATAATAAATTACCAAAGGCTCGTTTTGTGACGAGGAAAGATTTTGGAAACAATGAGGAGCTTGCCGTTTCTGAATCGGGCGAAAAAAGTATCCATCTTAAAAAAAGAGGTTATTTATATGCCAATCACGAGTATTCTTTAGGAGGCATAGAAAATATTGAGCAATTAGGAAAAGAGTCTTTTGAACTGCAAAACCCACACAGCTCAGATTATCAAGGTGGTGAGAAAATTGTAGTAACAAGAGCAGAACTTCAACAGTATTTTAAAAAGATTATCATTGGCTAA
- a CDS encoding leucine-rich repeat domain-containing protein encodes MKTILYLFCFFIPILSTAQKVRLSGEEWLSFPDSICELTNTKILVLVDTKVDVLPSCIGEMTSLKHLLLSANKLRRLPSSIKNLKELEWLYVDENNLFTLPTSIGELSQLTRLDLSDNGLCKLPKTIGKLKNLKELNLAFNYLDVLPSSIGDLTSLEKLNLTRIGLDSLPESIGNLSALKELKLSYFNYFKSLPNSIGKLRSLEYLDLSMNRLESLPGSIGNLSKLKFLDLGHNDLKSIPTSINKLIELEHLNLKFNDYNSLPEGLGNLKKLRYLNLNVSPPYALPKPPLWVFELKKLEELYLINQKSSRKCFMDSLVALKALRVLDLGRGGHRKFPSLDVLQELKHLEELYLEGNKIRKLPKSIQQLTALKKLNIENTKISRFPKDLSGWQQLQELYISKQHNFPEKELKRFQEQMPNCQLIFVN; translated from the coding sequence ATGAAAACTATCCTCTATCTATTTTGTTTCTTTATTCCAATTCTTTCTACTGCCCAAAAAGTTAGATTAAGTGGCGAGGAGTGGCTAAGTTTTCCTGATTCCATCTGTGAATTAACCAATACCAAAATTTTAGTTTTGGTAGATACTAAAGTTGATGTTTTACCTTCATGCATTGGAGAAATGACCAGCTTGAAGCATCTCCTCTTATCTGCCAACAAACTAAGAAGATTGCCTTCTTCTATTAAAAACCTAAAGGAGTTAGAATGGTTATACGTTGATGAAAATAACTTATTTACATTACCTACTAGTATTGGAGAATTGAGTCAGTTGACAAGATTGGATTTGTCTGATAATGGTCTTTGTAAATTACCTAAAACGATAGGAAAGTTAAAAAACCTGAAAGAGTTGAATTTGGCTTTTAATTATTTAGATGTTTTACCATCAAGTATAGGAGACTTGACTTCATTGGAAAAGCTAAATTTAACAAGAATTGGTCTGGATTCACTTCCTGAATCTATAGGGAATTTAAGTGCTTTAAAGGAGCTTAAATTAAGTTATTTTAATTATTTCAAATCCCTACCAAACTCGATTGGAAAGCTCAGATCTTTGGAATACCTAGATTTAAGCATGAACAGATTAGAAAGTCTTCCTGGGTCCATTGGGAACTTGTCCAAATTAAAGTTTTTAGATTTAGGACACAATGATCTTAAGTCGATTCCTACATCTATTAATAAATTGATTGAATTAGAACACTTAAATTTAAAATTTAATGATTATAATTCCTTGCCAGAGGGACTTGGGAACTTAAAAAAACTTCGCTATTTAAATTTAAATGTATCTCCCCCATACGCTTTACCCAAGCCCCCTCTTTGGGTTTTTGAATTGAAAAAACTAGAAGAGTTGTATCTGATTAATCAAAAGAGTAGCCGCAAGTGCTTTATGGATAGCTTAGTAGCGTTGAAAGCACTTCGTGTTTTAGATTTAGGAAGAGGAGGGCATAGAAAATTTCCTTCCTTAGATGTACTTCAAGAATTGAAACATTTAGAAGAACTTTATTTGGAGGGAAATAAAATAAGGAAACTTCCAAAATCAATTCAACAGTTAACGGCACTTAAGAAATTGAATATAGAAAATACCAAAATCTCAAGATTTCCCAAAGATTTAAGTGGGTGGCAGCAGTTACAGGAGTTGTATATTTCTAAACAGCACAACTTTCCAGAGAAGGAGTTAAAGCGTTTCCAAGAACAAATGCCCAACTGTCAATTGATTTTTGTTAACTAA